A section of the Streptomyces sp. Je 1-369 genome encodes:
- a CDS encoding NlpC/P60 family protein, producing MGFHRRPAQPGPARSTRVTVLSAAAATAAAALAAAPAGAAPQDKPSDTRAKVDRLYEEAEHATESYNKADERADKLRGQVARVKDSVARGQERINRMRGALGALAGAQYRAGGIDPALALMLSSDPDGYLERASVLDRVSARQAGELADLQRAQRTLAQQRAEAGRKLAELEKSRTTVARHKRTVEHKLAKARQLLNSLSGKDRAAYDRSSRSGGREGLPELGGAPSSSRAAAAIAAARSAIGRPYVWGANGPSGFDCSGLMQWSYAQAGVGLPRTSQAQRYAGRQVSLSEAQPGDLVAYRDDASHIGMYMGNGQVVHAPYPGAPVRYDPVGMMPVSSVTRI from the coding sequence GTGGGGTTCCATCGCCGTCCCGCACAGCCCGGCCCCGCCCGGAGCACGCGCGTGACCGTCCTTTCAGCGGCAGCGGCCACCGCGGCGGCGGCCCTCGCTGCCGCGCCCGCAGGTGCCGCGCCGCAGGACAAGCCGTCCGACACGCGCGCCAAGGTGGACCGGCTCTACGAAGAGGCCGAGCACGCGACCGAGTCGTACAACAAGGCCGACGAGCGCGCCGACAAGCTGCGGGGGCAGGTCGCCCGCGTCAAGGACAGCGTCGCGCGCGGCCAGGAGCGCATCAACCGGATGCGCGGCGCCCTCGGCGCCCTCGCCGGAGCGCAGTACCGCGCCGGTGGCATCGACCCCGCACTGGCCCTCATGCTCTCCTCCGACCCGGACGGCTACCTGGAGCGGGCCTCGGTCCTCGACCGCGTCAGCGCCCGCCAGGCCGGCGAACTGGCCGACCTCCAGCGGGCGCAGCGCACCCTCGCGCAGCAGCGCGCCGAGGCGGGCCGCAAACTCGCCGAGCTGGAGAAGAGCCGCACCACCGTCGCCCGTCACAAGCGCACCGTCGAACACAAGCTCGCCAAGGCCAGGCAGCTGCTCAACTCGCTGTCCGGCAAGGACCGCGCGGCGTACGACAGGTCCTCGCGGTCCGGCGGGCGCGAAGGTCTGCCGGAACTGGGCGGCGCCCCGTCGTCCTCGCGCGCCGCCGCCGCGATCGCCGCCGCCAGGTCCGCGATCGGCAGGCCTTACGTGTGGGGCGCCAACGGGCCCTCCGGATTCGACTGTTCCGGCCTGATGCAGTGGTCGTACGCCCAGGCCGGGGTGGGCCTGCCGCGCACCTCGCAGGCCCAGCGGTACGCGGGGCGCCAGGTGTCCCTGTCCGAGGCGCAGCCCGGTGACCTGGTCGCCTACCGCGACGACGCCAGCCACATCGGGATGTACATGGGCAACGGCCAGGTGGTGCACGCCCCCTACCCCGGAGCGCCGGTCCGCTACGACCCCGTCGGCATGATGCCGGTCTCGTCCGTGACGCGGATCTGA
- a CDS encoding glycerate kinase, giving the protein MLTRFAIAPSGFKESLSASSAAEAIAAGVRRVVPHAETDLIPLVDGGEGTARALASASGGRLVALPATGPVGQPIGTHFALLPDGTAVVEMAAVAGLSLVPRDLRDPGATTTYGVGELIRAALDTGARRILVGCGDSGTSDGGAGALQALGARLLDLDGWELPRGGRELTRLNRIDPSGIDPRIADTEIRVACNPYNVLCGKHGVARVFGPQKGATPLQVERLAAALEHWAHLLTRDLHVRADLFEGPGTGASGGLGAGLAALGAALLPRFDVLLDRIDLDARLARADLVITAEGALDHQTPRGKVPAEVARRAKLSGRPVLVLAGTIGDGAHTVRSVGVDAYSSILPAPMSMTEALGRGGEFLTDATERALRMIRLGSRLPTHAAAPVSGTQRPSSVR; this is encoded by the coding sequence GTGCTGACCCGTTTCGCCATCGCCCCCAGCGGCTTCAAGGAGTCGCTGTCCGCGAGCTCCGCGGCCGAGGCCATCGCCGCGGGGGTACGCCGTGTCGTCCCGCACGCCGAGACCGATCTGATCCCGCTGGTGGACGGCGGCGAGGGCACGGCCCGCGCGCTGGCCTCCGCGAGCGGCGGCCGCCTCGTCGCGCTGCCCGCGACCGGCCCCGTGGGCCAGCCCATCGGCACCCACTTCGCCCTGCTGCCCGACGGCACGGCGGTCGTCGAGATGGCGGCCGTGGCCGGTCTCTCGCTGGTCCCCCGCGATCTGCGCGATCCGGGTGCCACCACGACGTACGGCGTCGGCGAGCTGATCCGCGCGGCGCTCGACACGGGCGCCCGCCGCATCCTCGTCGGCTGCGGCGACTCGGGCACCTCGGACGGCGGCGCGGGCGCCCTGCAAGCCCTGGGCGCCAGACTCCTGGATCTCGACGGCTGGGAACTGCCGCGCGGCGGGCGGGAGTTGACGCGCCTGAACCGCATCGACCCGAGCGGCATCGATCCGCGCATCGCGGACACCGAGATCCGCGTCGCCTGCAACCCGTACAACGTCCTGTGCGGCAAGCACGGCGTCGCCCGCGTCTTCGGGCCCCAGAAGGGCGCGACGCCCCTCCAGGTCGAGCGGCTGGCCGCCGCCCTTGAGCACTGGGCCCACCTCCTCACGCGGGACCTCCACGTGCGCGCCGACCTCTTCGAGGGACCCGGCACGGGCGCGTCGGGCGGACTCGGCGCCGGGCTCGCCGCTCTCGGCGCCGCCCTGCTCCCCCGCTTCGACGTCCTGCTCGACCGGATCGACCTCGACGCACGGCTCGCCCGCGCCGACCTCGTCATCACCGCGGAGGGCGCCCTCGACCACCAGACGCCGCGCGGCAAGGTCCCGGCCGAGGTGGCCCGCCGCGCCAAGCTGTCGGGCAGGCCCGTCCTGGTGCTCGCGGGCACGATCGGGGACGGCGCGCACACCGTGCGCTCCGTCGGCGTCGACGCCTACAGCTCGATCCTGCCCGCCCCGATGTCGATGACCGAGGCGCTCGGCAGGGGCGGCGAGTTCCTCACCGACGCGACGGAGCGGGCCCTGCGAATGATCCGGCTCGGCTCACGCCTGCCCACTCATGCGGCGGCGCCGGTGTCCGGCACGCAACGCCCGTCCTCTGTGCGGTAG
- a CDS encoding small secreted hydrophilic protein codes for MVFSHRMAALAAVVAIPLGIATTSYLLTDSPEQPKAPPKVELESDSPSSKPAPPRPAPSDEKVSPPPVSENPSNDDSGNSGNHGTSDEDAADDNDDGSGGRGDQDDDGPGDDG; via the coding sequence ATGGTCTTCTCCCACCGCATGGCCGCCCTGGCCGCAGTCGTCGCGATCCCGCTCGGCATCGCCACGACCAGCTACCTCCTGACGGACAGCCCCGAGCAGCCCAAGGCCCCGCCCAAGGTGGAGCTGGAAAGCGACTCGCCGTCCTCGAAGCCGGCCCCTCCACGGCCCGCCCCGAGTGACGAGAAAGTGTCCCCGCCGCCGGTGAGTGAGAATCCCTCGAACGATGACAGCGGAAACAGCGGAAATCACGGAACCAGCGACGAAGACGCCGCCGACGACAACGACGACGGCAGCGGCGGCCGGGGCGACCAGGACGACGACGGCCCCGGCGACGACGGCTGA
- a CDS encoding C40 family peptidase, producing the protein MASHRRPKQPSRTRVTVLTATAAAAVALTSQGAAQAAPKPSKDEVKSKVDKLYEDAERATDKYNGAKEKQEKLEKQIGDLQDKVARGQEELNDLRDGLGSMASAQYRSGGIDPSLQLFLSSDPDDYLDKASTLDQLSSQQVDGLKKIQKKQRDLAQQRKEAAGKLDDLADTRTELGKKKKEVQGKLGEAQKLLNTLTAKEKAALDAKEQKRASRAADKRVDLGDETPASGRGAAAMAAAATQIGKPYVSGGTGPNSYDCSGLTQWGFAQAGVHISRTTYTQQNDGTRIGRSELKPGDLVFFNNLAHVGFYAGNGQVLHAPHPGASVRYESISYLGTFQFGVRV; encoded by the coding sequence GTGGCGTCCCACCGTCGACCCAAGCAGCCGAGCCGCACCCGCGTGACCGTGCTCACCGCAACCGCCGCCGCTGCCGTGGCCCTCACCTCGCAGGGCGCCGCCCAGGCCGCGCCGAAGCCGAGCAAGGACGAGGTCAAGTCCAAGGTCGACAAGCTCTACGAAGACGCGGAGCGGGCCACCGACAAGTACAACGGGGCCAAGGAGAAGCAGGAGAAGCTCGAGAAGCAGATCGGCGACCTCCAGGACAAGGTCGCCCGCGGCCAGGAGGAGCTCAACGACCTGCGCGACGGCCTCGGTTCGATGGCCAGCGCCCAGTACCGCTCCGGCGGCATCGACCCCTCCCTGCAGCTCTTCCTCTCCTCCGACCCGGACGACTACCTCGACAAGGCGTCCACCCTCGACCAGCTGAGCAGCCAGCAGGTCGACGGGCTCAAGAAGATCCAGAAGAAGCAGCGGGACCTCGCGCAGCAGCGCAAGGAGGCCGCCGGCAAGCTGGACGACCTCGCCGACACCCGCACGGAGCTCGGCAAGAAGAAGAAGGAAGTCCAGGGCAAGCTCGGCGAGGCGCAGAAGCTCCTCAACACGCTGACCGCCAAGGAGAAGGCGGCGCTGGACGCCAAGGAGCAGAAGCGCGCGAGCCGCGCCGCCGACAAGCGCGTGGACCTCGGCGACGAGACCCCGGCGTCCGGTCGCGGCGCCGCCGCCATGGCCGCCGCCGCCACCCAGATCGGCAAGCCCTACGTCTCCGGTGGCACGGGACCGAACTCCTACGACTGCTCCGGCCTCACCCAGTGGGGGTTCGCGCAGGCCGGCGTGCACATCTCCCGGACCACGTACACCCAGCAGAACGACGGTACGAGGATCGGCCGCAGCGAGCTCAAGCCCGGCGACCTGGTGTTCTTCAACAACCTCGCGCACGTCGGCTTCTACGCGGGCAACGGCCAGGTGCTGCACGCCCCGCACCCCGGCGCCTCCGTGCGCTACGAGTCGATTTCCTACCTCGGCACCTTCCAGTTCGGCGTCCGCGTCTGA
- a CDS encoding SLC13 family permease has product MTLNLRQAVTLCAALSICALLAVPGNFPGLGGDARLTLAVFALATCAWIGTPVDDTYIALGAGLALTATGVISSDTLFGTLGDETVWLLICAFVLAAAVARSGLAGRAAAFLVSGAGSVRQLTHLTTAALVVTAFAVPATSGRAALALPVFVALAKVLADRKRLVVMLALLFPTVILLSAVATLIGAGAHLITVSVLWEATGDRIGFAQWLLLGLPLAMTSSHLAAEAVLLTTTRRADREGPVRITLDQLQAHSEQPVTGPWEPAETRCALLLATVVALWCSEPLHQVPPAVVALIGAVVAASPALGTVGLKDALRTVPWALLLFMAATMAMGVALADSGAARWLVSGLPLDLPAWLFLAVVVAVSTAAHLVLQSRSARSSVLVPLVVAAAVGAGVNPVAAALASTAAAGFCHTLPASAKPVALFADIPDTPTYTPRDLLRLSAVLAPLTAALVLLFAVTLWPLLGVPVR; this is encoded by the coding sequence GTGACCCTGAACCTGCGGCAAGCCGTGACCCTCTGCGCGGCGCTCAGCATCTGCGCCCTGCTCGCGGTCCCCGGGAACTTCCCGGGCCTCGGCGGCGACGCCCGGCTCACCCTTGCCGTCTTCGCGCTGGCGACCTGCGCCTGGATCGGCACACCGGTCGACGACACGTACATCGCGCTCGGCGCGGGCCTCGCCCTCACCGCGACCGGCGTGATCAGCAGCGACACCCTGTTCGGCACCCTCGGCGACGAGACGGTGTGGCTGCTGATCTGCGCCTTCGTGCTGGCCGCGGCCGTGGCGCGCAGCGGGCTGGCGGGGCGGGCCGCGGCGTTCCTGGTCAGCGGGGCGGGCAGCGTACGGCAGTTGACGCATCTGACGACGGCGGCGCTGGTCGTGACCGCCTTCGCGGTGCCGGCGACCTCGGGGCGCGCCGCGCTCGCGCTGCCCGTCTTCGTCGCGCTCGCCAAGGTCCTCGCCGACCGGAAGCGACTGGTCGTGATGCTCGCACTGCTCTTTCCGACCGTGATCCTGCTGTCCGCGGTCGCGACTCTGATCGGTGCGGGGGCACATCTGATCACGGTGTCGGTCCTGTGGGAGGCGACCGGTGACCGGATCGGCTTCGCGCAGTGGCTGCTGCTCGGGTTGCCGCTCGCCATGACTTCATCCCATCTGGCGGCGGAGGCCGTCCTGTTGACGACCACCCGGCGCGCCGACCGCGAAGGCCCGGTCCGCATCACCCTCGACCAGCTCCAGGCACACAGCGAACAGCCCGTCACCGGCCCCTGGGAGCCCGCCGAGACGCGCTGCGCCCTGCTCCTCGCCACCGTCGTCGCCCTGTGGTGCAGCGAGCCGCTCCACCAGGTGCCGCCCGCCGTCGTCGCGCTGATCGGAGCGGTCGTGGCCGCCTCACCCGCGCTCGGCACCGTCGGCCTCAAGGACGCCCTCAGGACGGTGCCTTGGGCGCTGCTCCTGTTCATGGCGGCGACGATGGCGATGGGGGTCGCGCTCGCCGACTCCGGGGCGGCGCGGTGGCTGGTGTCCGGGCTGCCCCTGGACCTTCCCGCGTGGCTGTTCCTCGCCGTGGTCGTCGCGGTCAGCACGGCCGCGCACCTCGTCCTGCAGTCACGTTCGGCCCGTTCCTCCGTCCTGGTCCCGCTGGTCGTGGCGGCGGCTGTCGGCGCGGGCGTCAACCCGGTCGCCGCGGCGCTCGCCTCCACGGCAGCGGCCGGGTTCTGCCACACCCTGCCCGCCTCCGCGAAGCCCGTCGCCCTCTTCGCCGACATCCCGGACACCCCCACCTACACCCCGCGTGACCTGCTGCGGCTCTCCGCGGTCCTCGCGCCGCTGACCGCCGCGCTGGTCCTGCTCTTCGCCGTGACGCTCTGGCCGCTGCTCGGCGTCCCCGTCCGCTGA
- a CDS encoding response regulator transcription factor translates to MHRILIVEDEERIASFVEKGLRANGFTTTVVADGESAYDYALTGGFDLIVLDIGLPGKDGFTVLRQLREARVTTPVIVLTARDSVRDTVAGLEGGADDWMTKPFRFEELLARVRLRLRTAAGAPEVTVLRSGEVTLDLRTRRARSAGRTVDLTAREFVLLELFLRHPGQVLSREQILSHVWGYDFDPGSNIVDVYVRALRKKLGSERVETVRGMGYRLPE, encoded by the coding sequence GTGCACCGGATACTGATCGTCGAGGACGAGGAGCGCATCGCGTCCTTCGTCGAGAAGGGTCTGCGCGCCAACGGCTTCACGACCACCGTGGTCGCCGACGGCGAGAGCGCCTACGACTACGCCCTGACCGGCGGCTTCGACCTGATCGTGCTGGACATCGGCCTGCCGGGCAAGGACGGCTTCACGGTCCTGCGGCAGCTGCGCGAGGCCCGGGTGACCACGCCCGTCATCGTGCTGACCGCGCGGGACTCGGTGCGGGACACGGTGGCGGGTCTGGAGGGCGGCGCGGACGACTGGATGACCAAGCCGTTCCGTTTCGAGGAGCTGCTTGCCCGGGTGCGGCTGCGGCTGCGCACGGCGGCCGGGGCGCCCGAGGTGACGGTGCTGCGCAGCGGTGAGGTCACGCTGGACCTGCGGACGCGCAGGGCGCGTTCGGCGGGGCGCACGGTGGACCTGACGGCGCGTGAGTTCGTACTCCTGGAGCTGTTCCTGCGCCATCCGGGGCAGGTGCTCTCTCGGGAGCAGATCCTTTCGCACGTGTGGGGGTACGACTTCGACCCCGGGTCCAACATCGTGGACGTATACGTGCGGGCGCTGCGCAAGAAGCTGGGGTCGGAGCGGGTCGAGACGGTGCGCGGGATGGGGTACCGGCTGCCGGAGTGA
- a CDS encoding rhomboid family intramembrane serine protease, translated as MIATWGTKAARLLRGQSATVTYGLIAVCCVIFVISPVSGFNPSYGRGNELLAAQQAYFERWGVVPVELFKGVPDAALGPFTALFVHGSWLHLLGNMLFLYVFGVMVEERMGRLLYAFFYVCCGYFALLAYAAAHAGSDQTLVGASGAISAVLGAFLYLFPEARVTSLFPFLFFLPLRFPAWVVLPFWVALQWLAAGQGGKGTGVAYLAHLVGFSLGFLFAWGWSLRRTRVHGKGSAPATEGDSQP; from the coding sequence ATGATCGCCACATGGGGTACGAAGGCGGCCCGGCTGCTCAGGGGCCAGTCCGCCACGGTGACGTACGGACTGATCGCCGTCTGCTGTGTGATCTTCGTGATCTCGCCGGTGTCCGGGTTCAACCCCTCGTACGGCAGGGGCAACGAACTGCTCGCCGCGCAGCAGGCCTACTTCGAGCGGTGGGGCGTCGTCCCCGTCGAGCTCTTCAAGGGCGTCCCCGACGCCGCCCTCGGCCCGTTCACCGCTCTGTTCGTGCACGGGAGCTGGCTGCATCTGCTCGGCAACATGCTGTTCCTGTACGTGTTCGGGGTCATGGTCGAGGAACGCATGGGGCGCCTCCTGTACGCGTTCTTCTACGTCTGCTGCGGCTACTTCGCGCTGCTCGCCTACGCCGCAGCCCACGCGGGCTCCGACCAGACGCTCGTCGGGGCGTCCGGGGCGATCTCCGCCGTCCTCGGCGCCTTCCTCTATCTCTTCCCTGAGGCGCGCGTCACCAGCCTCTTCCCGTTCCTCTTCTTCCTGCCGCTGCGCTTTCCCGCGTGGGTGGTGCTGCCGTTCTGGGTGGCGCTGCAGTGGCTGGCGGCGGGGCAGGGCGGCAAGGGCACGGGAGTGGCCTATCTGGCGCACCTCGTGGGCTTCTCGCTCGGCTTCCTCTTCGCGTGGGGGTGGAGTCTGCGGAGGACTAGAGTGCATGGGAAAGGCAGCGCACCGGCCACCGAGGGAGACAGCCAGCCGTGA
- a CDS encoding Lrp/AsnC family transcriptional regulator, which produces MITAIVLIKTSVDRIPEIAESIAALDSVSEVFSVTGTYDLIAMVRVPRHDDLADVIPGRISKIPGVEGTDTHVAFRTYSQHDLEAAFAIGLDS; this is translated from the coding sequence GTGATCACCGCGATCGTGCTCATCAAGACCAGCGTGGACCGGATTCCGGAGATCGCCGAGTCGATCGCCGCGCTCGACTCGGTCAGTGAGGTCTTCTCCGTGACCGGTACGTACGACCTGATCGCGATGGTGCGCGTGCCCCGCCATGACGACCTCGCGGACGTCATCCCCGGCCGGATCAGCAAGATCCCCGGCGTCGAGGGCACGGACACGCACGTCGCCTTCCGTACGTACTCGCAGCACGACCTCGAAGCAGCCTTCGCGATCGGCCTCGACTCCTGA
- a CDS encoding ATP-binding protein, protein MTAETAEITEPATKTPPTTTTTAAAAGATRTTTAPATTAEPRHRWITARVRILLWLLVVMTVALTAVAATTRSVLLRDVDHRIDALLAQETAEFTNLAREGVDPHTGERFTDPDPLLRLFLSRQYADPDEELLGLVGRPGTVPAKKEQSREARIDHPLAEDPHALRTVFASPDATGTVHRELGEIRWAKVEIGAGTGRPAAAFVVAFHPAGEQAKAGDVFTMLLAISGVALLMTTGIGWAVAGRILRPVRLVRTTAAQLTEQDLTRRIPVQGRDDIAALAETFNGMLDRLERAFAAQREFVDDAGHELRTPITIVRGHLELMGDGPGEREETVRIVTEELDRMSRIVEDLLLLAKAERPDFVTPEPVQLAELTADVFVKARALGDRAWRLAEVADAEAGLDPQRITQAMVQLAQNAVQHTAPGQRIGIGSRRCAGRIELYVADSGPGVQPQDTGVIFERFRRGTARRGSRATGAGLGLAIVKAIAESHGGGVELRPTDGGGATFVLVLPEGQQEGAERQCTGY, encoded by the coding sequence ATGACAGCGGAAACAGCGGAAATCACGGAACCAGCGACGAAGACGCCGCCGACGACAACGACGACGGCAGCGGCGGCCGGGGCGACCAGGACGACGACGGCCCCGGCGACGACGGCTGAACCCCGGCACCGCTGGATAACGGCCCGGGTCCGCATCCTGCTGTGGCTGCTCGTCGTGATGACGGTCGCGCTCACGGCGGTCGCGGCCACCACCCGCTCGGTCCTGCTCCGCGACGTCGACCACCGCATCGACGCGCTCCTCGCCCAGGAGACCGCGGAGTTCACCAACCTCGCGCGCGAGGGCGTCGATCCCCACACGGGCGAGAGGTTCACCGACCCCGACCCGCTCCTGCGGCTCTTCCTCTCCCGGCAGTACGCCGATCCCGACGAGGAACTCCTCGGCCTGGTCGGCCGCCCCGGCACGGTGCCCGCCAAGAAGGAGCAGTCGCGCGAGGCCCGGATCGACCACCCGCTGGCCGAGGACCCCCACGCGCTGCGTACCGTCTTCGCCTCACCCGACGCGACCGGCACGGTCCACCGCGAGCTGGGCGAGATCCGCTGGGCGAAGGTGGAGATCGGGGCGGGCACCGGCCGTCCGGCCGCCGCGTTCGTCGTGGCGTTCCACCCCGCGGGCGAACAGGCCAAGGCCGGTGACGTGTTCACCATGCTGCTCGCCATCTCCGGCGTCGCGCTCCTGATGACGACGGGCATCGGCTGGGCGGTCGCGGGCCGCATCCTCAGACCGGTGCGTCTGGTGCGCACGACCGCCGCGCAGCTCACCGAGCAGGACCTGACGCGGCGCATCCCGGTCCAGGGCAGGGACGACATCGCGGCGCTCGCCGAGACGTTCAACGGCATGCTTGACCGGCTGGAGCGGGCGTTCGCCGCACAGCGCGAGTTCGTCGACGACGCGGGGCACGAGCTGCGCACGCCCATCACCATCGTGCGCGGCCATCTGGAGCTGATGGGCGACGGTCCCGGCGAACGCGAGGAGACCGTCCGCATCGTGACGGAGGAGCTCGACCGGATGAGCCGCATCGTCGAGGACCTGCTGCTCCTCGCCAAGGCCGAGCGGCCCGACTTCGTCACCCCGGAGCCCGTGCAGCTCGCCGAGCTGACCGCGGACGTCTTCGTCAAGGCGCGGGCGCTGGGCGACCGTGCCTGGCGGCTCGCCGAGGTCGCCGACGCCGAGGCGGGGCTCGACCCGCAGCGCATCACCCAGGCGATGGTGCAGCTGGCGCAGAACGCCGTCCAGCACACCGCCCCCGGGCAGCGGATCGGCATCGGCTCACGGCGGTGCGCGGGACGCATCGAGTTGTACGTCGCCGACAGCGGGCCCGGCGTACAGCCGCAGGACACCGGGGTCATCTTCGAGCGGTTCCGGCGCGGCACCGCACGGCGCGGCTCCCGGGCCACCGGGGCGGGCCTCGGTCTCGCCATCGTCAAGGCCATCGCGGAGAGCCACGGGGGCGGCGTCGAGCTGCGCCCCACGGACGGCGGCGGCGCCACCTTCGTACTCGTACTCCCCGAGGGGCAGCAGGAAGGGGCGGAGCGGCAGTGCACCGGATACTGA
- a CDS encoding NYN domain-containing protein, with amino-acid sequence MVESAGGEPDDGAAEVLDRPLPDGVRRRVVQIVSDGFGGLTLAELPAQLRQYARFTPTRRAKFAANAMAAAVENDTLFRQRIGERLREVQPELAGALDAGSPPPAADPLDVAAAAYVLRPTGWVKLVTAAGEEAQRADAERVDDETRAELERLREELVAARGQTKAETERLRAELESARREAESMHRKLRGALSDVKRGEAALRKAAAEAEAVRAEGQAQVSAAESETRRLKARLGETEAALEASRRAAREGRSVEDMRVRLLLDTVLDAAQGLRRELALPPVSVRPAETVDAVEPGRMSPKDIAARALSENDPAILDQLLALPQAHLVVDGYNVTKTGYPTMPLEKQRLRLLGSLSQLALQSGAEVTCVFDGAELAAPVLLAPPRGVRVLFSKPGVTADELIRQLVRAEPPGRPVVVVSTDREVADGIAKAGARPVASAVLLKRLSRG; translated from the coding sequence ATGGTGGAGAGCGCAGGCGGGGAGCCGGACGACGGCGCCGCTGAGGTGCTCGACCGTCCGCTGCCCGACGGTGTGCGGCGGCGGGTCGTCCAGATCGTCTCGGACGGCTTCGGCGGCCTCACCCTGGCCGAATTGCCCGCGCAGCTGCGGCAGTACGCGCGGTTCACGCCGACCCGGCGCGCGAAGTTCGCGGCCAACGCCATGGCGGCCGCGGTGGAGAACGACACCCTCTTCCGGCAGCGCATCGGCGAACGCCTCAGGGAGGTCCAGCCCGAGCTCGCCGGCGCCCTGGACGCGGGCTCGCCGCCCCCCGCCGCCGACCCCCTGGACGTGGCCGCCGCGGCCTACGTGCTGCGGCCCACCGGCTGGGTGAAGCTGGTCACCGCCGCGGGCGAGGAGGCCCAGCGGGCCGACGCCGAACGCGTCGACGACGAGACCAGGGCCGAGCTGGAGCGGCTGCGCGAAGAGCTCGTCGCGGCCCGCGGCCAGACCAAGGCGGAGACCGAGCGGCTGCGCGCCGAGCTCGAATCGGCCCGCAGGGAAGCCGAATCGATGCACCGCAAGCTGCGCGGCGCGCTCAGCGACGTCAAGCGCGGCGAGGCCGCCCTGCGCAAGGCCGCGGCGGAGGCCGAGGCCGTGCGCGCCGAGGGGCAGGCGCAGGTGTCCGCCGCCGAGAGCGAGACGCGGCGGCTCAAGGCGCGGCTCGGCGAGACCGAGGCGGCCCTCGAGGCCAGCCGCAGGGCCGCGCGCGAGGGGCGCAGCGTCGAGGACATGCGGGTGCGCCTGCTGCTCGACACGGTCCTCGACGCGGCGCAGGGGCTGCGGCGCGAGCTCGCCCTGCCGCCCGTCTCCGTGCGGCCCGCGGAGACCGTGGACGCCGTCGAGCCGGGGCGGATGTCGCCCAAGGACATCGCCGCCCGCGCGCTCTCCGAGAACGACCCGGCGATCCTGGACCAGCTCCTCGCGCTGCCCCAGGCCCACCTGGTGGTGGACGGCTACAACGTCACCAAGACCGGCTATCCGACCATGCCGTTGGAGAAGCAGCGGCTGCGGCTGCTCGGTTCGCTCTCGCAGCTCGCCCTGCAGTCGGGCGCCGAGGTCACCTGCGTCTTCGACGGCGCGGAGCTGGCCGCGCCCGTGCTGCTCGCGCCGCCGCGCGGGGTGCGGGTGCTGTTCTCCAAGCCAGGCGTCACGGCTGACGAGTTGATCCGTCAGCTGGTGCGGGCGGAGCCGCCGGGGCGGCCCGTGGTGGTCGTCTCGACCGACCGCGAGGTGGCCGACGGGATCGCGAAGGCGGGGGCGCGGCCGGTGGCTTCGGCGGTCCTCCTGAAGAGGCTTTCGCGCGGCTGA